One genomic window of Centroberyx gerrardi isolate f3 chromosome 15, fCenGer3.hap1.cur.20231027, whole genome shotgun sequence includes the following:
- the myofl gene encoding myoferlin isoform X2, translated as MLRVIVESASGIPKKKLGNPDPIAAVVFKGEKKKTKAIDNDLNPVWNEVLEFDLKGCSLDSSSFISVVVKDYETIGKDKFIGSAKISLRDLASGHTKSLPSKNVPLVNEKQQAIGANINLLIGYEPPAGSTPNLNDQPEGVVSHGDAGGSEEGEEGEEDMEGGGGQVGSPGAAGTPSQPGKPSQKPIRLSRKRHRALANKPQDFQIRIRVIEGRQLPGNNIKPVVKVNVCEHTHRTRIRRGNNPFFDEIFFFNVNMLPSELFDENISVRVYDSFSLRADSLMGEFKLDVGYIYDEPGHAVMRKWLLLSDPDDSSSGAKGYLKVSMIIVGTGDEPPTEKRDRNEEQDDIESNLLVPAGVTLRWATLNLKVYRAEDMPQMDDAFVQTVKQVFGGDGDKKNLVDPFLEISFAGKKLCTKIVEKNANPEWNQLINLQVKFPSMCERIKLTVFDWDRLTKNDAIGTTFLNLSKIASSGGEIEDTPAENTLSSELSTAESEVGFLPAFGPCYVNLYGSPREFSGLPDPYEELNFGKGEGVAYRGRVLIELSTQLEGKADKKVDDISSDDILVAQKYQRRRKYSLCAVFHSACMLQEPGEPIQFEVSIGNYGNKLDSTCKPLASTTQFSFAVFDGNHYYYLPWADTKPVVILTSFWEDISHRLDSVNVLLFIAERLESHLTSLKTAILAKVSEARLAEIWLKLINHMIEDLNSFQLPVLEGQPNVTALDLQIKKLRDAAVASIQQMANRMKEEAIDVKATVSDIEDWLDSLKQLAEEPQNSVPDVIIWMLRGEKRVAYARVPANQILYSTFSEHACGKHCGRTQTIFMQYPMDKNKGVKIPVQLRVNMWMGLSTHEKKFNSFSEGSFSVFAEMYENQAQVFAKWGTTGLVGRHKFSDVTGKVKLKQERFMPPRGWEWEDDWFVDPERCLLTEADAGHTEFTDEVFQNETRFPGGEWKPATEPYTDVNGEKAQSPGDFECPPGWTWEDDWSFDSNRAVDERGWEYGITIPPDDKPKSWVAAEKMYHVHRRKRLIRPRRKISDTAAAAERRDPGEGWEYSSLIGWKFHRKERTSDTFRRRRWRRKMAPSDRMGASAIFRLEGALGVDIDEKASKTDAAKLFGANTPTVSCHFSRSYIYHLRVYVYQARNLCAMDKDSFSDPYAHVSFLHVSKTTEVIRTTLNPTWDQSLIFDDIEIYGDPQTIARNPPDVVLELYDSDQVGKDEPMGRCTCPPIVKLNPSVAVSPKLLWFPVTKKGRSAGEMLVAAELLLKDKVTEGDLPLVPPRRGEKLYMVPQGIRPVVQLTAIEILTWGLRNMKTYQLATVSSPSLVVECGGEIIQTAVIRNFKKNPNFPGSVLLLKVLLPKEEMYTPPIVLKVIDHRPFGRKPVVGQCTIDCLEEFRCDPYRLNSEMVMSAKVAMIAAAQGDVVIDIEERPILSAELHAEKEEEAVDWWSKFFASLGEQEKCGPYLKKGYDTLQVYNSELEEVPQFQGLTDFCSTFKLQRGKTEDEEEDPSVVGEFKGSFRIYPLSDDPGVPPPPRQFRELPESGPQECLVRIYVVRCIDLQPKDNNGMCDPYVKISLGKKTVDDRDNYKPNTLNPEFGRMFELSCFLPQDKDLKIAVYDYDLLSRDEKVGETVIDLENRLLSRFSSYCGLPQTYCISGINQWRDQLKPSQILQNLAKLRGIPPPRMEADASSLSFSGKQYSLQDFEANTVLHQHLGPARERLALHVLRNQGLVPEHVETRTLCSSYQPTLSQGRIQMWVDVFPKSLGLPGPPCEITPRKAKRYCLRAVVWNTTDVILDETSITGENMSDIYVKGWMPGMEDDKQKTDVHYRSLDGDGNFNWRFIFGFDYLPAEQLCLVSRKAHFWNLDKTEFRIPPKLIIQIWDNDKFSLDDYLGAVELDLLNLIPPAKSPEKCSQKMLPGAAGSALNKRPLPNSLFSQKSVRGWWPCMIEQDGKHVLGGKVEMTLEIVEEKELEERPAGKGRDEPNMNPKLDPPNRPDTSFFWFTNPCKTMKFIVWRRFKWIFIGVIILLLVILFLGILLYSLPNYISMKIVKPFS; from the exons ATGCTGCGGGTCATTGTTGAGTCCGCCAGTGGCATCCCCAAGAAGAAACTTGGAAACCCAGATCCAATAGCTGCAGTTGTGTTTAAAG gtgaaaagaagaaaactaAAGCAATTGACAATGACTTGAATCCCGTTTGGAATGAA GTGCTTGAATTTGATCTGAAAGGCTGTTCCTTGGATTCTTCCTCATTCATATCTGTGGTTGTGAAAGACTATGAGACGATTGGCAAAGACAA GTTCATTGGCTCAGCGAAAATTTCCTTGAGAGACTTGGCCAGCGGTCACACAAAGTCCCTCCCATCCAAGAATGTGCCCTTGGTCAATGAGAAACAACAGGCGATTGGG gCAAACATTAATTTGCTCATTGGGTATGAGCCACCTGCCGGCAGCACTCCCAACTTAAATGATCAACCTGAAGGAGTCGTGTCTCATGGAGATGCTG GAGGcagtgaggagggagaagagggggaggaggacatggagggaggagggggtcaGGTAGGAAGTCCAGGAGCTGCTGGCACACCAAGCCAGCCTGGGAAGCCCAGCCAGAAGCCCATCCGTCTCAGCCGTAAGAGGCACAGGGCCTTGGCCAACAAGCCGCAGGACTTCCAG ATTCGTATTCGAGTTATTGAGGGTCGACAGCTGCCTGGCAACAACATCAAGCCGGTGGTTAAGGTGAATGTATGTGAACACACCCACAGGACCAGAATCAGAAGAGGGAATAACCCGTTCTTCGATGAG ATATTTTTCTTCAATGTGAACATGCTTCCCTCAGAGCTGTTTGATGAGAACATATCTGTTCGG GTTTACGACTCCTTCTCCCTCAGAGCCGACAGCCTAATGGGGGAGTTCAAG CTGGATGTTGGCTATATCTACGATGAACCTG GCCATGCTGTAATGAGGAAATGGCTTCTCCTGAGTGATCCTGACGACTCCAGCTCCGGGGCGAAGGGTTACCTGAAAGTCAGCATGATTATTGTGGGAACTGGGGATGAGCCACCG acggagaagagagacagaaatgaggAGCAGGATGACATAGAGAGTAACCTCTTGGTGCCAGCTGGTGTCACGTTGCGATGGGCCACTCTGAACCTCAAAGTCTACCGTGCCGAGGATATGCCTCAAA TGGATGATGCGTTCGTTCAGACGGTGAAACAAGTTTTTGGAGGGGACGGTGATAAGAAAAACTTGGTGGATCCATTTTTGGAGATCAGCTTTGCTGGCAAAAAG CTGTGCACCAAAATTGTAGAGAAAAATGCAAATCCAGAGTGGAACCAACTAATCAATCTCCAAGTCAAG TTTCCCTCCATGTGTGAGCGCATCAAGTTGACTGTTTTTGACTG GGATCGTCTAACCAAGAATGATGCCATAGGAACAACATTTTTGAATCTGAGCAAAATAGCCTCCTCTGGGGGTGAGATTGAAG ACACACCCGCTGAAAACACACTGTCATCTGAAT TGAGTACTGCAGAGTCCGAGGTTGGGTTTCTCCCAGCCTTTGGGCCCTGCTATGTCAACCTGTACGGGAGTCCCAGAGAATTCTCTGGCCTGCCTGACCCATATGAGGAACTCAACTTTGGCAAG GGTGAAGGGGTCGCCTACAGAGGGAGGGTCCTCATTGAGCTGTCCACTCAGCTGGAGGGGAAAGCTGATAAGAAGGTGGATGACATCTCCAGTGATGACATCCTGGTGGCACAG AAATACCAGCGGAGGAGGAAGTACTCCCTCTGCGCTGTGTTCCACAGTGCCTGCATGCTCCAAGAGCCAGGCGAGCCTATCCAGTTTGAGGTCAGCATTGGTAACTACGGCAACAAGCTGGACTCCACCTGCAAGCCCCTGGCATCCACCACCCAGTTCAGCTTTGCTGTGTTTGATG GTAATCACTACTATTACCTGCCCTGGGCTGACACTAAGCCTGTAGTGATCCTCACTTCATTCTGGGAAGACATCAGCCACCGCCTGGACTCTGTCAATGTTCTTCTCTTCATCGCTGAGAGACTG GAGTCCCACCTCACCTCTTTAAAAACAGCCATCTTAGCCAAAGTGTCTGAGGCGCGTCTGGCAGAGATTTGGCTCAAACTCATCAACCACATGATTGAGGACCTTAACAG TTTCCAGCTTCCAGTGCTGGAGGGCCAGCCTAACGTGACTGCACTGGACCTGCAGATAAAGAAACTACGTGATGCTGCCGTGGCCAGCATCCAACAGATGGCCAACCGCATGAAAGAAGAGGCCATAGACGTCAAGGCCACTGTTAGCGACATTGAAGACTGGTTGGACAGTCTCAAGCAGCTGGCGGAGGAG CCTCAGAACAGCGTACCAGACGTGATCATCTGGatgctgagaggagagaagcgGGTGGCCTACGCCCGAGTCCCGGCCAACCAGATCCTCTACTCCACCTTCAGTGAGCAcgcctgtgggaaacactgcggGAGGACCCAGACCATCTTCATGCAG tacCCCATGGATAAAAACAAAGGTGTGAAGATCCCTGTTCAGCTGCGGGTCAACATGTGGATGGGTCTCTCTACCCATGAGAAGAAGTTCAACAGCTTCTCAGAGGGAAGCTTCAGTGTATTCGCTGAAATG TATGAGAACCAGGCCCAGGTGTTTGCGAAGTGGGGAACCACAGGCCTGGTCGGTCGCCATAAGTTCTCCGACGTGACGGGGAAGGTGAAACTAAAACAGGAGCGCTTCATGCCGCCACGTGGATGGGAATGGGAGGACGACTGGTTCGTTGACCCTGAGCGATG CCTGCTGACAGAAGCAGATGCGGGGCACACCGAGTTCACAGATGAAGTGTTTCAGAATGAGACGCGTTTCCCTGGTGGGGAGTGGAAGCCTGCCACAGAGCCGTACACAGATGTG AATGGAGAAAAGGCTCAGAGCCCAGGAGATTTTGAGTGTCCTCCTGGATGGACCTGGGAGGATGACTGGAGCTTTGACAGCAACAGAGCTGTCGATGAGAGAG GCTGGGAGTATGGAATCACCATTCCTCCTGATGATAAACCCAAATCCTGGGTAGCAGCGGAGAAGATGTACCATGTCCATCGCAGGAAGAGACTCATAAGACCGAGGAGGAAGATATCTGATACAGCGGCCGCTGccgag CGGCGGGATCCCGGGGAAGGCTGGGAATACTCCTCACTGATTGGCTGGAAGTTCCACAGGAAGGAGCGCACCTCTGACACGTTCCGCCGCCGTCGCTGGAGAAGAAAAATGGCTCCATCAGACCGCATGGGGGCCTCCGCCATCTTCAGACTGGAGGGGGCATTA GGGGTTGATATTGATGAGAAGGCCAGTAAAACGGATGCAGCCAAACTGTTTGGTGCCAACACACCAACTGTTTCCTGCCACTTCAGCC GGTCTTACATTTACCATCTGAGAGTGTACGTGTATCAGGCGAGGAATCTCTGTGCCATGGACAAAGACAGCTTCTCAG ATCCCTATGCCCACGTGTCATTCCTACATGTCAGTAAGACCACTGAAGTCATAAGGACCACTCTGAACCCCACATGGGACCAGAGTCTCATCTTTGATGACATTGAAATCTATGGAGACCCGCAGACCATCGCCCGCAACCCTCCTGATGTGGTCTTGGAGCTGTATGACAGTGATCAAGTG GGTAAAGACGAGCCCATGGGTCGCTGTACCTGCCCTCCAATAGTGAAGCTGAACCCCAGTGTGGCTGTCAGCCCCAAGCTGCTGTGGTTCCCAGTCACCAAAAAGGGCCGCAGTGCTGGAGAAATGCTGGTGGCCGCTGAGCTCCTACTGAAGGACAAG GTGACGGAAGGAGATCTGCCCCTGGTCCCTCCCAGGCGGGGGGAGAAGCTCTACATGGTTCCCCAGGGAATCAGGCCTGTGGTGCAGCTTACTGCTATTGAG ATCTTGACCTGGGGTTTGAGGAACATGAAGACCTACCAGTTGGCCACAGTTTCTTCCCCCAGTTTGGTGGTGGAGTGTGGAGGCGAGATTATTCAAACCGCTGTCATCAGAAACTTCAAAAAGAACCCCAACTTCCCCGGATCTGTGCTGCTGCTCAAAGTG CTCCTGCCCAAAGAGGAGATGTACACCCCTCCCATAGTGCTGAAGGTAATAGACCATCGACCCTTCGGTAGAAAACCCGTGGTGGGTCAGTGTACCATCGACTGCCTGGAGGAGTTCCGCTGTGACCCATATCGCCTCAACAGTGAAATGGTCATGTCTGCTAAAG TGGCGATGATAGCAGCTGCCCAGGGAGATGTTGTCATAGACATTGAAGAGAGACCCATTCTGAGTGCTGAG CTGCATGCAGAAAAG gaggaggaggcagtagACTGGTGGAGTAAGTTCTTTGCCTCCCTCGGAGAGCAGGAGAAGTGTGGGCCTTACCTCAAGAAAGGATACGATACCTTACAG GTATATAACAGTGAGCTAGAGGAGGTTCCACAGTTCCAGGGCCTGACCGACTTCTGCAGCACCTTCAAACTGCAGCGAGGGAAGactgaagatgaggaagaggatccCTCAGTGGTGGGAGAGTTCAag GGCTCATTCAGGATTTACCCTCTGTCTGATGACCCTGGGGTGCCGCCTCCACCCCGCCAGTTCAGAGAGCTTCCTGAGAGCGGGCCTCAGGAGTGTCTGGTCAGAATCTATGTGGTGCGCTGTATTGACCTGCAGCCTAAGGATAACAACGGCATG TGTGACCCATACGTTAAGATTAGTTTGGGAAAGAAAACAGTGGACGACAGAGATAACTACAAACCAAACACCCTCAATCCAGAGTTTGGGag GATGTTTGAGCTGTCCTGCTTCCTGCCTCAAGACAAGGACCTGAAGATCGCTGTGTATGACTACGACTTACTGAGCAGAGATGAAAAAGTGGGTGAGACGGTCATCGACTTGGAGAACAGACTCCTCTCTCGCTTCAGCTCCTACTGTGGCCTTCCACAGACTTACTGCAT CTCAGGGATCAATCAGTGGAGAGACCAGCTGAAGCCTTCTCAGATCCTCCAGAACCTGGCCAAGCTGAGAGGGATCCCTCCTCCACGCATGGAGGCAGACGCCAGCTCACTCTCCTTCTCAGGAAAACAATACAGCCTGCAAGACTTCG AGGCGAACACTGTGCTCCACCAGCATCTGGGCCCGGCCAGAGAGAGGCTGGCCCTGCATGTGCTCAGAAACCAGGGCTTGGTACCAGAGCATGTGGAGACCAGGACCCTGTGCAGCTCCTACCAACCCACCTTGTCCCag GGACGAATTCAAATGTGGGTGGACGTTTTCCCCAAGAGCCTGGGCTTGCCTGGACCTCCATGTGAAATCACTCCACGCAAAGCCAAGAG GTACTGCTTGCGGGCCGTCGTTTGGAACACGACTGATGTCATTCTGGATGAAACAAGCATCACTGGAGAAAACATGAGTGACATCTATGTCAAAGG ATGGATGCCAGGCATGGAGGATGACAAGCAGAAGACTGACGTCCACTACAGATCCCTGGATGGAGACGGAAATTTCAACTGGAGGTTCATCTTTGGGTTCGACTACCTGCCTGCAGAACAACTGTGTCTTGTCTCCAGGAAA GCACACTTTTGGAATCTGGACAAAACTGAATTCAGGATTCCCCCTAAGTTGATCATCCAGATATGGGACAATGACAAATTCTCCCTGGATGACTACTTAG GTGCGGTGGAGCTGGACCTTCTCAATCTGATTCCTCCTGCTAAGAGCCCAGAAAAGTGCAGTCAGAAGATGCTACCAGGAGCGGCAGGCTCAGCTCTGAACAAAAGGCCGCTGCCCAACTCCCTCTTCTCCCAGAAGTCTGTGCGAGGCTGGTGGCCGTGCATGATCGAGCAGGACGGGAAACATGTGCTTGGG GGAAAAGTAGAGATGACCCTGGAAATcgtggaggagaaggagctggaggagagaccTGCTGGGAAAGGCAGAGATGAGCCCAACATGAATCCCAAACTGGACCCACCCAA TCGCCCTGACACTTCCTTCTTCTGGTTTACGAACCCTTGCAAGACCATGAAGTTCATAGTTTGGCGCAGATTCAAATGGATTTTCATTGGTGTGATCATCCTTCTGCTGGTGATCTTGTTCCTGGGGATCCTGCTCTACTCTCTTCCT AATTACATCTCAATGAAGATTGTGAAGCCGTTCTCATAA